The nucleotide window CTTCCTCCATTATCAAAGATATTATTATTGTTTGGAGCTGGGATTTTGAGTACTAATCgagatttttccttttttttttattattgttgatCTTCTGGATTTCATGGGAAATCATGATTGTTCAGTGGGTATAAATGGCATTCTGTAACAAATTTGGGAGCCTGGTGAGGCAGAGCGTTTCCCAGAATGGTCAAGTTCAAATGGCCTCTATGTTGAATTCTATTCGCTGCATGTCATCAAACAAGCTTTTTGTGGGAGGTATTGATGAATGCTGTATCAAAGACTGCTTTTcctttactttatatatatatatatagtgtggTAGTGCTCTGCGTTTAACTATGGGGGTGTTTTCTGTGGTTGAAGGTCTTTCGTATGGGACTGATGACCGGTCTCTAAAGGATGCTTTTTCTGGGTTTGGTGAAGTGATTAGTGGTAAGTTTCAACACTCATCTCATAGCAGGATATAGTTATTGTTAATTCAATGAAACTGAAATTTTTtactgaatatatatatatatatatatatatatatatatatatatattaataattttttactttGTTAAAATTAAACTTACAATAGGAATGCCATTTTTGTTCTTTAACATTGTCCAGAAAGTTATAAGACTGAACACATTGGTAATGGCAATGCAGCATTTGCATATTTTGGATGCCAATGTAAAATGATATCCACTTGTATGCTTATTTTATTAACATAATTATCTTTCTTTAGTTATTTAGCCAATATAAATGTTTTCCAGCAGTTGCTTACATGTataccaactaaataaataaatgtatGCATGCATAAGAGAGAGAGGAAACAAAAAAAGAGGATATTTTTGTTCTTGGTAGTGTCATTGTATTGATTCACATTGTTCCTCTGGTACACAGCAAGGGTTATCACTGATAGAGATTCTGGAAGGTCAAGGGGATTTGGGTTTGTTGACTTCTCAAACGATGAGTCTGCAAGTGCAGCATTGTCAGCAATGGATGGCCAGGTTAGAAGTAGAATATTTGAAGTGATTTAGTAATGCTGTTCTCTTGAATTGCACGTTGAGTTTTATATGCTGCTTCTTCAGGAATTACAAGGACGAAGCATTCGAGTGAGTTATGCCCAAGATAGTTCTCGTGGTCCACGATCTTTCAACAACAACAATTTTCGCGGGAATGGAAGGTTTGGGGATGAAAATGGTTGCTAAGAAGTTGTCACCATCAATGTACTGCCCTGTAGCTAGTTATTACTGGTTCAGAATGTAGTTCTCTTATTTACTTTAATTGTATTTGCTCAACTTGAGCGTGGCAATTGCCTTTCAGACGTGGGCTTGGTAAGTTTAAATCTGGAGATATTGTTTTTGTTGTTTTGCATGCCCTGCTACAGAAGCACATTTGATTAAATGGTTCACTGGAGGGAATTTGCATGACTTGGGCTTGCAATACGGTAGAGGGCTCTTAACTGCAAGAGGGAGATTTCTTTTGCAGTCTTTGGGAAATAAATGGTTTCCTATGAGCATTGCCTTAGTGCAGTTATGATGTTCCTGCCAGAACCATCAATTTTTATTGTTGGTTGCAGTTGTGTTTTTGTTTTTAGCTTTGCTAATGGTGGAGtgaattaatattttcttatgtaGGTGAATTAGTGCTTGTATCTTtgattaaaaaacaaaaaattgcGCTGTTTGGCGTTTTTCCAAAAAAATGTTGAAATTATTAAaacttatcaattttaatttttaataatattttgataTTCTTTAGAAAAGTGTTAACAACTCCTGCATGTCTTCGAAACTGCGAAATTGCATTGAAAACCCCCAGGAGCAGGGGATTTCAAGCTGGGTTAAAAAAAGATATGAAGGAAATGGATAGACCACTCTTTAGGTTGTCAACAAAACCATACCCGATCCATTAGTATATCCTTACCAACCAAGAGCCCTAATACCTTCTGCGGTCCCTCGCAAGGCTGCCAACTACTGGAATAAACTGTGCAGAGACTGGCTTCAACACTGCATATCAGAAACAGTAGGCTCATTGGGGACGCCCTTCACCACCCAAAAGAACCATAAACAGACAAGACCTCCCTAAATCTTCACCGAATTATAAAGCTTAACTCTACAATGTGAGGAGGGTGCTGCTGTAGGGCTCACTGCCACTCTTTAAGCCAATTGAGATTGTTTTCCCAGCTGCGATGTAGAAGCATAGACAATGTAGCCCTCTCAATGCATAGAGTTAAACCGCTTGAAACATAACCAGCACCGGCTTTTGGGCCCAAAGACCCAGCCCTTAGCAAGCAAAAACTAATGCATCCGAAGCCCCCTAACAGTACCACTCATCCTCCTCCCGTCGCCAATCTGTCCACTTCAAGCATGACTAATCCCAGTTGCATAATGGTCTTCGATCATGACTTGCATGCACGCCAAACCAAACATAGGCAACCTCTAAATCAGATACAACCTGACTCATATGCGGAAGGGTCGTCTCGCAAATCAGGAGAACGAAAAACAGAAGTCTTCCCTTGCCTCCGACGATTTCCACTTGGCGAGTCCGAGAGACCTAGATCAAACTAAGCCTAAAATGAGAAAACTTTCTCtcttgaaaacaagagagaaaagagatTATACAAGTCTATAGGTTAGTGGATGTGATTGATTTATTCTACTAGGCACCTGACCTAGGCAAGCATATACCGATGTGTACTGAGTTCTGTTTGGGTTAGTCTTATCCTTCACTAAAACAAGCTTAGCAGGGAGGCTCATCAATGATTACCCTGAAAATTTAGGCCCATTAAGCGTGAATCTTGCTATGAATGGTGTTGGTGTGGGCACAAATAGAAGTGCAGAATAATGCCATGGAGTTTTTTCTTGCGTTCTATTTTAGTAGTAGGAGTCTCTGGCATGCAAGTACTGAAGTGTTTGAAGCAGACAATTCCTTTTGCGCTGCGGAGAAACAGGATCATTCTTTTGAGCCGAGGACCTATCCATTGCTGTTTTCTTGTGTTAGGGCCGAGTGGGGTGTGTTGAATAGGCCTATGAGAGAATCATGGGGTGGAATTTTCTCGTCATGAGAAAAAAATTTGTTTTTATTTGATCTTGATCGAAATAATGAGGATTGCCCCCACTGTCGGTTCATgaacttaaaaaataatttattttaaaaaaatataaatcaagCTAAATGAGAATTTAATTGATTTACTCTCTTGTTTGATTGATGATTGAAGGTTAAGCTTTCTTTTCATGGTTGGTGAAACTTGCTTGTCACTAAACAAAAACTCCAAATTCTTGTATTCCCACCCAAATCATGGTTTATATGATTTGCTTTTGTATATTATAATCATAATTCTGCTTAGAAATTTATTTTTCTGAACTAAAACTCAATTATATTCAATATTTTTTAGTTATTGACTGCATTAGATGATTCTGATTGAAtgtttatattcattattttttttttaattcaatagagATCTAATAATTAAGTAATAATTGGTAGGCTTCTAAGCTGCCTCAATTTGGTCTTGATTTTATAACTAGTCATGTTTATTCTTAGATCAcccaaaatttaatttgagaTTTGTTATCTTAAAGGGAATATCTTGATTTATGAAATTCCAACTTTGACATTTAGatttcaataattattattaaaacgagtctattttaaattactttttgTGCAATAATctaaaatataattgaattttttttattaaagataAATATGCATACACATAGAGTCGAGGGAAGGGATAGGCTGCGTTGGTTTCAGGGAAaagaatttatatatgaaaaatattttttttaattataaaaatattttttgttatgttaaattaataaaatgtatTTATATTAGCATGTATAAatgtttttacattttaataaaattataaatatttagaaaatgaaaaataatgatatcttttaaaaataaaaaaaatatttttcttaaaaataaattattttttttatcataactcATTTTTTAGAATGTCTCAAAtgttagaaaatattaaaaaatattttctaagaaATAAATGGAGCTTTAATTGActtcaaatcataaatatatatatatatagagagagacttCCATTAGGTTTGAGtttttgtaaatatttttttattttatttatatatacacataatATTTCATTTTGTCCTATGAAAGATTCCAGTTTTATTCCATTTCAGAGGCAATCCAAGGATGGATCCTTTCTACTTTTGGCCTTTGATTTTTGGAAAATTTTTTCTTAACAATAAAccaactttttttctttttttatgaaaACAACAATATACCAACTTTCTAAACTTGGTAACGAGAAAATCTAACAGAAATCGgctttaaaaaagaaattaaaaaaaaaaccctaaactCAACACTAattgaataatatatttttactaacacattattgaaaaaaaatatacatatatattgtttctaatttctaatttattttttaataaataaatttatactatataaatagaaaaatagaattttttttttttcacgggAAGCCTACTTTGCCTTGATCTCAATTTCTTATTGGGTGAGAATGAAGGAGCGATGCTTGTCAATTCCATTTCTTAATTTTTTCCatctattaattattttttttcttttaaataatttGAAGGGACTATTCATTCTTGAAGccacatgaaaaaaattaaagcaTCTCATCCActtgcattaaaaaaaaaaaaaaaaaaaaactaagtagtcaattttcactttttaccaaccagagtcttgaatttgatttcTATTGATCAAATTGAGAtgagaaaaaagaaacaaaaatgaaAAGTAGACAGAGAGAAGGATCAGGTTGTGGCTGCtcaattataaaattttctttcaAATATGAATCCAAATGGTTGAGATCTGCAACCTTTGTAGCAGAGCCCACCAAATTTATTATTACATCCCAACTTCACAGATCTACACAACTTGTCCCTctacttccttctttctttctttttctttaatttcttgaTTCACATTTATCTTCTCTTCTGTATCAAACTGTAACCTCTATTATGCTACACCATCAACAACATCAGTTCCAACATTTTCACTTCACAACAGCAgagaataagaaaaaaaaaaaaaacagaatttataaattaatcttaaaaaaagaaattgaaaaggGATCAaccatgatgatgatgatggatgAGTGGAGGATAGAGATGAAGATGAATTTGTCTCAACCTTTCAATCCTCGTTATGCTCACTGTTGACTTCTTTTCCCTTTTTTACCTTTGTCTGAATCCCATAATAGCTGGCATACCACTTGACAAATTTCCTCAACCCTGTGCTCAAATCTGTGGTTGGCTTGTACCCGAAATCCCTGTAAGCCAAGCTCACATTGGCGTGTGTATAGGGCACATCCCCATTTCTTGGCATCTTAATCACATGCTTCTTGGCTTTTATGTTCAATAAAGACTCCAAAATTGACACCAATTTCCCTACTGGAACAGGGGATGTGTTTCCAAGATTGTATACCCTTAGCTGAGCTGGACCTTTCTTCTTTCCGCCGCTACCTGTGCTCTTCTCCGCCGTGTCCAACGCCCCTATACACCCTTTCACCACATCGTCAATGTATGTAAAGTCACGCGCCACCTGTTTCTCATCTTGTGCCTGGTAGATATCTATGGGTTTACCTTGTAAAATATCCTTTGTAAAGAAAAAGTAAGCCATGTCAGGTCTTCCCCAGGGACCATAAACTGTAAAGAATCTTAACCCAGTTAGGGAAATCCCGTAGATATGGTTGTAAGTATGGGCAATTTCTTCTCCTGCTTTCTTGGTAGCTGCATAAAGACTCGCAGGTTGATCTGTTCTGTGGTTTTCAGAGAAGGGGACTTCAGTGTTGAGACCATAAACGGAGCTAGAAGAAGCCCAGACAATGGCTGGTTGTGGATTTGCAGCTTTAGCAACCTCGAGAAGATTGACGAAGCCTGCAATGTTAGAGCTAACGTAGGATTGTGGGTTTTGCATGGCGTAGCGAACCCCAGCTTGGGCTGCCAGATGCAGGATATGAGTAAAGGGCATCACGTCGAAGAGCTTGGCTAACAATGGTGCATCATTAAGGTCTCCTTCAACTATAAACACTTGGTGTTTGAGCAGAAGTTTCTGTCTGGCCCTTTTCAATGATGGGTCGTAATAGGTATTGAAATTGTCCAACCCAAGAACCCCATCTCCTCTCTTTTTCAAAGCAAGCGAGCAGTGCGATCCAACAAACCCAGCAGCGCCAGTGACCAATACAGACAACCCATTGGGCCTGCGAGGGGTGGAGGAGTGACGGACTTGTTTCTCCCAGGCAGCGCCACCGACAGCGGAGGAAGAAGAAGCGAAGATAGCAGTGGAGAGGAAGTTGTGGTGGTGGAGATGATGAGGATTATtatgatcagaaagaggaggacaATTGATGGTGAAGAAAAGAACAAGAACAAGAGCAATAAGGAGAGTGGCACGAAAGAGGAGCTTAGAGGAGGCATTAAGGACTTTAGTATTTTGAATCTTGCGAAGGTAGCTGTTGTACCTCTCAAGCTTTAAGGTCTTGCTTGTATCTGGGGGAGAAGCCATTGCTAACAAACTATAAAATCAAAGTTGATCTTGTGTGCTGTGCTAACAATCTGATAAAAGAAACAAAACGGGCTCAAATGTTTGGGAAGAAATCAGGAGGGGAGACCTTCAAGATTGAGGTTGAGCCCTGAAATTGTGAAGAGTATAGCTGGAACATTATAAAAGAaaaaggggagagagagagaggttggTATTGGTTGGAGACTGAGTGGAGACCACTTGGGATTTTTTGTTTTGACTTTTTCTGAAAAAAATGGGTTTTGATAATCTCCAAATTACTGTGAAAATAGTGGCAGTACAATTATTAAGGGATGGAAAATGCCAGCTATCTTCTTCTGTAGAAACCTTTGTGATTTCCATGTGCGCATATGTGAACACCATATCCCATGGTTTTGCCTTTCTTTCCAAGATTTTAAGCTTAGCAATCATCAGTACTAGATTTCAACCACATTAGTTAATCTGAGTCATATACAGTTGGAACTTTTTCTTTAATGGGAAATTTACAATTTGGTTGTTAGGTTTTATcctatattatatttaatatttaattttttaaaaattaattatttaattattaaattttacattatattatatttttaatctttaaattattaaaagttaattatttaaatccttttattttaatatataaaataatttagtctctataattttaatgtttaaaataattttatccattaataaaaaagttaaattattctgtaagttaaaattataaaaattaaaatgtaatatagtgtaaaatttaaatattaaataattaattttttaaaatttataaattaaagtgtaatatatggtaaaatttaaagagtaaattgtaatttttttcttctttaatttattatCTTAATTAGGTTCAAGAAAAAATGTTAAATATCCTAATATGATTTTATCTTGATTGGCAGTTTGACGAGTGGTCCAAAATATATTTATAGGATTTTAAACAGTAGTAATTAAGAGAAAAATGGTGAAGACCAGATAAAAGAAATTAAGGAAGAAAAATGTGGGAGGATTAGTTATAATTATCATTATCAATTGTTGTTAATTAGGGTGTAACCATGTCAATCACCGACAaagtattatattatattatattatatttttttttccccaTTTAATAGCATTCTgtcttttttaacttaaaaaacctTTGTATAAAAAAATCTCAAatgccttttctttttttttattcaatcgtgatttaatgaatttaaataataattaataaaatacaatataatgttatcattttaattataaaaataataaattttaaaaatatataaataaaaatattggtaACGGGTTGAATTTTCATGCGTATCTGATCTGATCAGACCAAACCCTAATAGAAGAGATTTAAATAGTGTATAATCGGATTTAGAATGAGTTCAGATTTGAAATTTAATACCTGTGATGAATTCATATTTAGTTTAAATTTTGCATGTTGGATATCCATTACTTAAATTCGTTtatatgaatatttaattaaatatgaaatatatgttttttataataatatttataaatttttatatattttattttatataaaataaaattaaaatatttataaaattataaataaaaatcatttattaTGTAGATttttaaaacatataaaataaaacagttttagatattttttaaataataataattaaatttgaaataaattcgaatagttaaaaataaattttaatcgagtttagaatatattcaaattttaagAATATGATTTTCGTGTGTACCCTATCATTACCATCTTTATTTGAAATTATCTCTACTTTCTTCgacattaataaaattaaagttaaaaattattattaattattattattagtagttAAGAAGATGAAGGTGATGGGTCCATAGAGGATGTTTAATTCAAACGGGTGGTAACGTCTGGTAGACGCCGTGAGGAAAGGGAAGCTATAAGGCAAGGTTCCTACATAAAAGATGTATGTATTGCTGTGAAGGGGTTCTTTTCTTCTAGATTTTTGTTGAAAGAAATCAATAGAAAAAATGTTGTCTTGATCCCCAAATGTAAAAGTCCCATTAATATGAATCAATACAGACCTACAAGTCTGTGTAATTTCATTTACAAGATTGTATCCAAAGTGATCGTGAATAGGCTAAAGCCTTGGATGGATCATCTCATTTCTCATGATCAAGTCGCTTTCATTCCTAATAGAGCAATACAAGACAACATTCTCATTGCTTATGAGGCTTTTCATTTCTTAAAAACAGCAAACACAAAAAACCATTACATGGCCCTGAAATTAGATATGCATAAAGCTTATAACCAAGTGGAATGGTCTTTTTTCCAAAAGGCTCTCTTAAAATTTGGGTTTGATCTAGCTTGGGTACAAATCATTATGCAATGTGAGACAATAGTTAGCTACTCTATCTTGATCAATGGAACTCCATCCAAACCTTTTTAGCCATCTAGAGGGCTAAGATGCAGGGATCCTCTTTCCCCTACctcttcttatttatatctcaaggTATTTCTTGTCTCATTATGAAAGCTAAGCAGGAGGGGAAAATCTAAGGCCTTCGTTTGAATAGACATTCTTCTATCATAAACAATGCTCTATTTGCAGATGATACTCTTCTTTTTGGGAGGGCTAGTCATCATGAGGCTTCAAAAATTAAAGAGATCATATCTAGTTACACAGCAGCTACTGGACAGAGGGTAAACTTCCTAAAATCAAGTATTTATTTCAGCAAGAAAACTCCTATGGTTTTGAGGCATGATATCTTATATTCACTCAATATGCAAGAAATGAAGCTTGATGTTAAATATCTTGGGCTTCCTGCCCTTTGGGGTAGATCAAAAGTGCAAGCTTTAAAATTTATCAAAGACAAAGTGATGTCAAAGACTCAATCTTGGAAGCAGAAACTGCTTTCTCAAGCTGATAGGGAAACTCTTATCAAATCAGTCTTGTGTGCTATTCCTAATTATTATATGGCTATTCTCAAATTCCCTCTGAGCTTTTGTAGGCAACTTAATAGCTTGGTTTCTAACTTTTGGTGGGGAAGAAGGGATAAGGAGAAAAAGTTGCAATGGATAAGTTGGAAGGATGTTACGAATAGAAAAGATAAAGGGGGCATGGGTTATAAGGATTTTAGGCTCTTTAATTTGGCTTTTTTTAGTAAAACAATGCTGGAGGTTATTCCAAAATCCTTCTTCCTTATGGGCCAGAATGATTGAAGGTCTTTATTTTCCTAATAATTCTTTTTGGCAAGCCCCTTCCTCCAAAAAGCAAAGCTTTTGGGTTTGACAAAGCCTTATGGAAGGAAGAAATATTTTGAAGGAAGGCATCAGACACAATGTAGGAGATGGGAGGGATACTCTCATTTAGTATGATCCTTGGGTCCCTCATGTGCAAGATTTCAAAGTCCAGCGGCCCTATCACTGTCCTTTGGATATTAACTATGTCTCTGATTTAATTGATCATGACAATCTGCAATGGAAGAATGAGTTAGTGGACTCATTATTTGAAGAAGAGGTGACTAGAGCTCTAAAATCAATTCCAGTAGCTCCCTTGGGATGTAAAGATTCAGTGATTTGGCATTATGATAGGTCTGGAGCATACTCAGTTAGATCAGGCTATCGGTTTTTACTAGGCAAGGCCAATCAATCTATTATTCATAGTCTCAGCAGCTCACTTTCCATTCCACAACATATTTGGAGGAAATTATGGAATCTCCCTTTACAACCCAAGTTAAAAGTTTTTATGTGGAAAGCTTTGTTGAATGCTTTGCCAGTTAAAGGAAATTTGATTCACAGAGGTATTCCTCTTAATCCCACTTGTCCTATATGCAATGAAGAGACTAAATCTATAGAGCATATGTTGTTCTAGTGTAGTCATGCAAGGGCCACGTGGTTTTCTAGCTATTGTAACTATAAGCCTAAtgcaattgattttaattatttcattcaatGGTAGATTACTATTACTCAAGCCTTTAGAACTGATGACAATTCTTTATGTCTCATAGCTATTGTTGGATAATTTGGAAATAGAGAAAAAATGTAGTTTTTTAGCAAATTCAACCCAACCCAATTTCAGCTATTCATCAGATAAAAATTTGCCAATTGGACCAACAGATTCTTATTGCCAATTCCCAAAACTCTACACATTTGCAGTGCCACAGAGGTAATTCCCATTCTCGCAATGTGTGGTGTCCGCCTCCTTTTGGAATTTTCAAGTTTAATAGTGATGTTTCATGGAAGGACAAATCCTATTATGCAACAACAGGAGTTATTGTCAGGAATCACAATGGTTATAAGATTGATGGTGTGGCCTACAAAATTCAAGCATCCTCTCCTCTGGTGGATGAAGCTCTAGCCCTCCTTAAAGCCATTAACCTTGCTATTTCTATGACTGCAAAATCTGTTATCATGGAAATAGATTCAGAAATCCTTCATTCTGCTATTATTCAATAGAATAATTTGATTCCTTGGGAAATTCAGACTGCGGTCGAAACTATTACTGAAAGAAGTAGTTTTTTTAGCCGTGTATCATTCTCTCTAATTAAGAGATAAGCTAATAGAGCAGCAGACTGTATTGCCAAAGTTTTTAGATTAGGCAAGCTCCATAGTTCTTGGATTGTAAATCCTTCTGAGGCTTTGAGCTCTATCTTGTTTTTTGATGCCTATTCCCGACACTTGTAATGCTttgcagttcaaaaaaaaaaaaaaaaaaagggttccTAGATAGGGTACCCTTTATTTTATGGTCTTGCCTTGTGTAAcaaccagaaaaaaaaaataataaaaaaaaaaaaactgcagaACTTAAAACGCAAAAGCCCCTCACCCTCTCCCCCGCGTCACCTTCTCCCCCTCACCTTCTCCCTCTTGCTTCCAACCAGCACCAGCGCCGACGAGGCACCGGTGGCATTCCCCCACCTCAGGACGGTGTCAGGAGGCGACAGCCACGGCAGTAGGCGGcagggaggaagagagagagagagaagaaagggaaggaaagaaagaagagagagagagagaagcggGCCGTTTTCCGGCCGATTCAGGCCACCAACGCCGGCGATCCAAGGTGCCACCAAACCCCTACGAACCCAGCTCCATTTTCCGACCAGCCATGCCCGGAATAGTGGAGTTTCCGGCGAGtttcgaagagagagaaagaggagagagaaagtgacGGCAGTAGTTTTCCGGCCACTTTTCCGGCGATCCGACCATCGGATCGGAAATCtgaggccaccgatggactcaggacgacaagatcttcgagataggactggtcccgctccaatcggacaccgtttgaaaaaggcgataatcggacggtccagattgctttgtgagattttcgaactttttcgattcccaaaatttgaaaataattttaggataattattaataaaatttggattttatttaggtgcgatcggatcGAGGATGGCTCACCGGCGCCGGGAccccatttttagccagatccgaCTGCCCGGCAGTCCGTCTCTGAACGTGAtcaatattacagtcaatcctagcattttcagacgttctggacgcgctctaggtgtcagaattggcataggtaaacccgaactccaagttgctcattttcggctaatatcgatttagaataaaattcataaaatattggtGGATTatcgaaaaattataattccttttgcaatagtcaTATAATATTATTAGGGGCCGCGGggcgaaattttagaatttttggagtttgtttgagtggatttttgcaaaatatcaattatagggactaaaacgtaattttttagattttgagtattgtctgatttggagggcccaggaggggccatgtgatattgatgagatgtgattatgaaaattgagaatttagaagtgttatttgagcatttttgcaagttgggtaggtcccaggtatagggaaaactctgtcggattttcggcataaattaggctgtctattgcctctttagagttttatcttaacttagtactaataaaaatttataatttaattattaggtgatcgaggtcagctatttttctgcatccagcagccacaatagtcatcggtgtactgtgagtaaaatattaattttaattgtaat belongs to Hevea brasiliensis isolate MT/VB/25A 57/8 chromosome 4, ASM3005281v1, whole genome shotgun sequence and includes:
- the LOC131179194 gene encoding glycine-rich RNA-binding protein 2, mitochondrial-like yields the protein MAFCNKFGSLVRQSVSQNGQVQMASMLNSIRCMSSNKLFVGGLSYGTDDRSLKDAFSGFGEVISARVITDRDSGRSRGFGFVDFSNDESASAALSAMDGQELQGRSIRVSYAQDSSRGPRSFNNNNFRGNGRFGDENGC
- the LOC131179195 gene encoding UDP-glucuronate 4-epimerase 6-like, which gives rise to MASPPDTSKTLKLERYNSYLRKIQNTKVLNASSKLLFRATLLIALVLVLFFTINCPPLSDHNNPHHLHHHNFLSTAIFASSSSAVGGAAWEKQVRHSSTPRRPNGLSVLVTGAAGFVGSHCSLALKKRGDGVLGLDNFNTYYDPSLKRARQKLLLKHQVFIVEGDLNDAPLLAKLFDVMPFTHILHLAAQAGVRYAMQNPQSYVSSNIAGFVNLLEVAKAANPQPAIVWASSSSVYGLNTEVPFSENHRTDQPASLYAATKKAGEEIAHTYNHIYGISLTGLRFFTVYGPWGRPDMAYFFFTKDILQGKPIDIYQAQDEKQVARDFTYIDDVVKGCIGALDTAEKSTGSGGKKKGPAQLRVYNLGNTSPVPVGKLVSILESLLNIKAKKHVIKMPRNGDVPYTHANVSLAYRDFGYKPTTDLSTGLRKFVKWYASYYGIQTKVKKGKEVNSEHNED